TCCAGATTGAATTCCTCTAAGAAATCTAACTTATATGCTGCTGGAAGAAATATTGTTACCAAGCATGTGTTGTCTAGTTTATCTGTTTATCGTATGGCTTGCTTTCCGCTTCCGAAAACTGTTACTTCTAAAATTGATTCTATTCAGCGAACTTTTTGGTGGTCTAAAAAGAACCCTAAGCATGCTACATATTTTCGCTCTTGGGGTGATATTTGAAAATCCAAATTGAGTGGTGGTTTAGGTATTAGGAATACTTATGCTACAAATAGGGTCTTCATCTGTAAACTTGGTTGGAGATTATTGAAAAATCCGAACAATTTtcttttatccttcttaaaaGACAAGTATTTTCCTTATCGGAATCTGTTAGAAATTGATAAGGCTGttaattcttcttcttggatttggaaaggcatTGTAAATAGATTACAGTTCATTAAGGAAAATTAAGTGGTAAAAATTAATAATGAGGCTTCCTCTTATATTTGGAGTTCAAACTGGATTCCAGGGTATAGAAATCCTCCAGTTTCTTCTCATCCCGGTCACAGTAAGTATATattttttaatgaactctttgACTATCATCATAACTGTTGGAATGTTGCTCTGTTATTTTCTTTgttctctcctgaagaagtaactAGGATTAGGTCTATTAGATTAAACCATAATCAATGTGATACTCTAATGTGCGCTCATACTAGAAATGGAAAGTTCACAATAGAATCATCCTATACAGTCTATATGAATGATTCTTGCTCTTCTGTTGATTCTGCTTTTCGGAGAAAAGTTTGGGGTATTGATTGTTTGCCGAAAATTAAGTTCTTTTTGTGGAAAATTTTTACGCATATGCTTCCGGTTAACTCTTTACTTCATATTTATAACCCGAATGTGGATGTGACATGTCCTCTTTGTCATTCTCATGAAGAAACTGTTATGCATTTGTTTATTAACTGCCATGTTGTCTCTCATATTTGGTTTGGGCTTTCTTTACAACACCTTACTTTGATTGATTTGGAGTGGATTGATGATATTTTTCTATATTGGCATGATTCTGCTCTTGGAATTTCTCCCTTTAAAGTTTCTTGGCCtagtgttggtgttgttgttaTGTGGTGTGTTTGGAAGTTGAGGTGTGATGTTCTCTTCAGAAATGTCTCCATTGATTTGGAAAGGGTCATTATGGATATCAAGAGAATGATTAGTTCCTATATCACTCCTCAGTTACGCTCTTCTGGTATTAGTCGTGATGTTAAGATCCCAATTTCTGAAGTGGATCATTTTATGTTTGTTGATGGATCGTATAAAGATTTTAAAATGGGTGTTGGTGTTATCTGGTGTGATGTAGCAGGAAATGTAAGAAGTTCACGCTCGGATTTTGGGTTGATTCCAGATGTAGTAGGTGCTGAAGTTTCTGCTCTAATTTTGGCGATCTCTTGGGCAGAAGAGATGAATCTTCCCAAAGTTGTTTTTGTTAGTGATTGTCTCCAACTGGTGAATTTTGTGAATGGAGACAGTTCTAATGTGGAGTGGAGAAGTGTGGATCTTCTTGAACATTGTCAGAGTTTACTTTCCAGTTCTTTGTCTTTTAAAATTATGTATATTAAGCAGGTAAATAACTCTCTAGCAGACCAACTTGCACGTCGGGCTAGAAAAATCAGTCTTAAGGGTCCTTGGGTCTCCTTTCCTACTTTTTTGAACTCTCTTATTAGGAAGGACAACTTGAATGTTGTCTATAATTCTCTTTTTTGTTAATGCAATGATGtctttcttagcaaaaaaaaataaaaaataaaataaaataaaataatgagcaGATACTTTGTGTGTCATTTAAATAATCTTAGAGTAAGATAGTGAGACAATAATTAACTCAGTGAATGAACATGAGTCAACTATTCATTGGTTTAATCAGGGTCTGGTTTCAGATATTAAAAATAAAGTAGAAAACAACAATTTTTGGTTCTATAAGAAAGTACACGGTCTGGGAAATAGTGTTGCACATTTCCTTGCAAAAAAAGGCAAGGGAGGAGCGTAACAACTTTGAATTTTATGATCTTTTTCCACCTGATTTACAGGAATGTAATGTCTGGAAAAAAGACTTTTACTCTGTACTTTCCTAATCCTTCGATAAAAAAATTTGCATCAAAAAGAAAATGTTTGTTTCGGTGCGGTCACAATAGGGTGAAATCGAGCCTGGGAGGAAGAGATAAAATTTGCAATTAACCAGATCAGGTTCCAGGATGAGCCCACTCAATGGACACTGACCTGACGGTCTTATCCACTGATCAGCCTACATGGATTTGAGTTATTTCTTctgatcaaaaaataaaatagaaaataaaaaattgagttATTTCAAGCCATGGAGAAGAGAATAGCGGAACAGACTTGAATAGCAAACATGATGGAATGTTTATTGACATTTATAATTTGACATGCATAATGTAGTTCTGCACTCTTAATCAATACAATAACGGTTTTACAGTGGACATACATGTCTGCACAAATCTTATTTTGGATGAGGATGTCCTCAACTATTTATTTTAACTGATCATCGTAGATCACAGACGCCATACACATAAACCAATCCTTAATGGTGCGCTCTTAGCATAAAATGTATAACCGACGCAGTAATACTTCTGTCATCTTCACAGACAGTGTGCATAGATAAACACTATCAAAGATTTTGTCGAAACGTCAGAAACGGTTTGAAGGTCATTAGTAATCCTATCACCTCAACCACATTTAGGATGAAAAAAACCATCTGAGTGCCTGCACAAGAGGAATAAAAATTAAGCTTGAATGAATTGACTCTTTCAATATTAAGGAAGCGATGGAATTGAACATGCTGCTATCAAAAGAGATTAAGACCAGGAAGAAATGAAGCATCCATGCGCGTTTGTGACCACGAAAACCTGGAAAATGAATGACAAATTAATTCAAGATCGAATAATATATTAAGATATGCAGCACAATGTTGGAGCTTAAATGGATGCTATACATAATGAGGTTACAAATACATTCATAACTAACACCATATCAGGAACACGAATCAAAACGACTAAAGGATCGAGTTCTTACAGAACACCACCACCAGCTGGACCAAACGCTTTAAAAAGAGACATCGCAGTCATTGACAGACCATTGGCAGCTCCTCTTTGGTTTTGAGGCTGTTTATTAAACATTGAGGCACAAAATTATCTAGTAAGTACGAAGATTTCACGAGAATCGTTAGCTAGAAATGTATGGTGAAAATTTCAGGAAGGGAGAGAGAGACCACTGCGCTGTTTTGAAGGATGAACATTCCAGTGATAATGGCAAGCTGAGGTTAACAGTCAAATTAATATAAGTTTTGTCGAATAGAATGATGAAATAGCAAATCAAAGCAACCTATTTGTATTCCTATGCTTTGTGTATAAAGATGAGATTTTAGTACTTACAGAAAGAACATTCTTGAACAGGGATGCCAAATTTAGTGCTATTGCGAGACTGATCCCAGATAGTTTTGCTATTAGTGTGTAACTTGTTAACAATGGTACAGATAAAATCTGCATTTAGCACCATAAAAAAGTAAAACACCATCAAAATAGTTTTGCTAGTAGAACTAACTCTGACGTACGGTTATATATAAAAAGGTGTTGATTAAGAGCGTACCGCTGCAACACGAGTTATCTTTATGTGTCCAAAAATCTTCTCAACAACCGGATACAGAAAAATTTGAAACGCTAGAAGACTGAAACCTGTGATTGCAAGAACTTCGCCAACGTTCTCAGTGGTAAAGCTCAATCCTCCAAGATTTCTAGGACTAACAGCCCACAACGAGAATATCTGTCGAAAATTGTATTAGCATCCGAATAAAATTACGAGAGTATGGAACCATGCATGGAATGCTACACAAGAGTACGTAAAACCATTTTTCCTTTGGGAAATTGGGTgaattgtccaaatatttttaaaacatggttctaatggacgagtaaaaattaatatgagtgaaatggacacaaaaaaaataccGAGAATGAAATCGGATTTATCCTGGCTTAGACTTAAAAAATGACAAAGATGAAACtaaatgcatcctgatgtaaattaaaaataaaaaaaaagtatttttaaataggtaggatgaaactgtttacatccttgttatttttacattctcgtccctTTAGACAGTATCAAATtgtacatgtctttttcacccagatattattgattttggtctatttaatcaattttgtgttttCCTTTTGTTTTGAAACCCTCAAATAACTTAATTACCTCTGAGTATGCTGTTTCATGGAGTGAGAAAACACAATATACAATGATTGAAGATATTAATGGCCAATTCGTCCAAAGACTTTCTTTAGCATCTTTTGAATTTGCTGCTTCTATATTTTCTTTCCCACTCGATTCACCATGCATGTGTAATGTTTcctagaataataataataaaagatcAACATAAAAACCTATTCAAGGAAGATACATGTCAACATAGAAATGTTAATTAATGGGTTAAGTTAAAGCCTACCGGCAGCCAAAAACAAGCTATGCATGCAGCCGCGGCATATATTGATATACAGAGACAGGGTAGGAAATATGGAAATCTACAGGAAAGAATACGATTAATACGTAGAATTGTGACAGCCGAGTCTCAAATTAAAAAATATATGTAAAATGCGCGCATACGTTGCAAAGAGAGATCCCTCAGGAAATAAGCTTGGATACTTGTCTGCAGGCTGCGTACAACATCGTCATTTGATTAAGTAAACTTTGTTTTAAAGTAGAGTTAACAGAAACTTCACAATTTAATCGAGAAAATATGTAAAATAGTGAAGTTGTGTCGATTATTATGTACCTGTGCTAAAAACCCTCCAAGTGCGGGACCAAGGATTAGCCCTACTCCCTTTGCGGTACTAACCTGGAAACAAGTTCTTAATTGAGCATTATTTTGGAGTTGATGTCAATTACAATTAGAAAAAGAAATGTGCGATTTTTCTTACAAGCGACAATGACAAAGCTTGATATTCATCTCGGCAAACTTCACACGCATATGCCTAACAAACAAAGACAAATTTTAGCATTCAGATACATAATCACAATGACATGTCAAGCACACACTTACCTTCATTGGACCAAGTAGACCATTAAAGCATCCAAGAAGAAACCTAGTAGCAATTGCCATCCAAAAGTTTGTACTGAGACCAAATAGAGTGTTGAAGATAACCCTGAAACGTACAACCAAATTCAATTAATTTTGTCGACTTATTATTTGTCAGTCATTCGTAGGCAAAAGTTGGAACAATACTTACACTGAAAAAGTACCAAACATTATAACAGGTTTTCGACCATATCGATCCGCTACAACTCCCCAGAAAACAGAAgtcaaaactcttccaaacataAACGCAGACCCTGAACATTACAAGTAGATGCAAAGAATTACTAGCACTGAATGGTACAGATTAGACAAGGCCGTTGATCTGTAAAATATATCTCAGTCGTGCCTGTCTAATAAATATGTACAGATTCTGACCTACATATCCTGCATAGTATCCAATATCTTCAACTTTCTTCGCAATATggaaatctcttatctacacaagAAATCAAAATGCAAGTTATATCACCTTAACCTTAATTATATCACTTTGAgcacaacacacctcaacctggGTTGCACCAATACCGCCACGGGTGTCCGACACAGCGGCGTGTCCGCGTGTCCAATACGGCAATTCTGAAAAACTATAATACGGGGACACAGCGATGTATGTTGAAGTACCATCAATTTTTAAGATATATATAGAAATGTAAACGAGAAAAACACACAACTGTATTTGTtttgcacaagtgtatttctgctAACACATGCATGTTTTCGACTATAATCTTCCTTACAGGTAGGTGACCTTTAGTTTTCAGTTGTTTCCTAGTTTATAATAAGATAGAAGTATTTTAGGTGTGTCCGAATATGTTTGGTTGTGTCCAGTGGCGGATCTATAGCCAgacttgggctggcttaagccacCCCCAAACGTTGAACTTATTTAAAAATACGTAGTGTAACTTAGCAAATTCCCGTGCAAATTCAGCTGAAATTGTTACAAGCCACCCCTAGAATGCATAAACTTTATCCAAGCCATCCCTAGATCCACATCCTAGTTCAGCCCCTTGCTGTGTCCATACGGGGACACACGATACAGGGAGGCCCAAGAAGTATTGGTGCAACCCTCAACTCATTTATCTAAAATCTTTTACATTACAGGCAAGTGCAAAAATTCGAAATTTAGTTTGCAAACCAATTCCATGAGTGAGCTGTTATACAAACAATCCTTTTGACGTCACACTTGAAAACTTGCAGGAAATAGCTAGCTTGCTagttttcaagttgatcattgCATACCATGAAGTATAGAAATGGAAAGAGGGATGATATTGGCAAAGctgaaacaaagaaaaatcaagagaAAGAATCATTAGAATGGGAACCGACAAacaaacaaattaacaaacaTGATCGTATGAAGGAGGGGAGTATACCAGTGCATAATACAACAATCCATATGAAGGAAAGTTCTTTGTAAGGAATCCCAAGTTTGGTCTCTTTCATTCGATCAACTTTACAACCAGGACAATTATCGTAATATATTTTCTCCAACAATGGTTCTTGATTTTCAGCTGCCATTTTATGACCACCACCCAAAAACCAAACTAATTCACTCGATATCAAATAAAGAAATGCAATCCTGAGGTATATATATAAGCTACGTAGGAAGCGTAATTAACGTCATAGGCGGAGAAAAATATCTACGAAATTCTATAAGGAGATtgatcttcttattttttttgttaatttctgTAAAAAAATTCTATAGGTGGATTTGATCATTTCTGTAAAAagtattatatttatttttgtcgtTTAGTACATTTGTTTCTTTAAGACAATAATGGACTAAACACCTGCAACAGTAGACACATTTAGCCCGTCATAGTCCTAAGCGTTAATAACTCATCTATCACGTCAGTGGTAGACTGATTGTCGAGGTAAAATGTTTTGAAAACTGGACTGGTTTTCGACCCAGTAAAATTGGATTGGATCAAATAAGGTTCATCCAGTGGGTTGTACAATCTTCCGTGGTAATTTAAGAACCATTTTTCGGGATCATGATTTTATTtcgggtaaagacattagaagtaaatttatgtcatcccttatctagatatttatatgaatacctaaattaccctcttgattaatttCGGGTAATGATTAGTCAGTGTTattaatagttagtgtaatgattagtaagatgattaagttaaagataattagtgagattaaaaaatcagatgggtttttttttttaaagaagtagaattattgagagagtaaagttagagaagatgaagaagtaaaacatgaaaaacgatggattttaccaaccacaaccagaggaagggtatttgggtacctagatatgcttcaaacttagataatgttggttgaattgttccaaattttcaaaaaactgtaaagTTTTaaagtagatttgggcttgttcggttacttATGTGAataacaggttaccgaactcatctgaaagtgtagttcggttacttcttccaaacacgcaggttaccgaactcgctctttaatggaggttttagtcgttcggtaaacagacatgttaccgaactttgtttataggatttacagagtaatgttcggttggttcgcaaactttagcccaacaacatatctaaccgaactccacatgtatgcaattagtgaagagtcgGTTTGTCaggattttttgcgaacaaaccgaacagagTAGGCAAAGTTTGGTTAAACCATAACTCAACATAatgggaaaaataacacagttcggttacatttttttattttgtattatgggtagagttcggttactaactagttttagaattttctgcgaatcaaccgaacacaatatattggatttaaatgaggagttcggttaaaactattttttgcgaaccaactgaATACAATATATTGGTTTTGAATGAAGAGTttggttaaaactattttttgcgaaccaaccgaactcggagttcggttacgaaaaaataaattcgtgataaccaaagtgttcttcgtgttcttggtttcagaatgttcggttacaaaactagtttttttttaaactattcctaaccgaacatgccactttaacttccatttaaaccatattttgatgatttctactcaatttacccaatcaaaaaacgaattaaaaacgaTTGATGGGTTTTCCAATTGAACGAGAAACGTCAAGGaaagagggaagaagaagagaatttttttttcaaaactaaatttttttgattcccctccaatttttgtttttgattttgattttggttaatagattcatttaggttagatgtatatgattagatttatatagttattaggttagttttaatttaaattaaagtaaagggtaaatgtgtatttacctaactttaggacaccccttataagtatagagaggttagcctaataagaccatggtcccccaaaaaaccatggtccctaaaaaatcgttctaattTAATCTCGTGGAGAGCTCAAAAACAAAGAAGACTGTTTTGAGGCATCTCTattttttgaggcatacaaaaTGATTTGTCTAGCTAGAGTATGTGTACAAGGGGTATCCTAGGATAGGTACTTTACTTAGTTATCATTGATTAATTCATTAATAtacttatttatttaattaaatattaatttttaaatgatttgaataatttatttaatgttttgtttaaaaaaaattgtgtttttttcttaaatttaattttttttttcttcctttctctCTTTCCTACACCAACCGATACGTACGGCTAATAATTAAACACGGAAACGATAGTCGAACTTCACCACTTTATGAAGAGAAACACTAAGTTCTGTTATCCTATTTTTTACTCGAACCAGCCGAACCTAAGTTTGGCGGTTACAGACTGAAGTTCGACTGATAACTTGTCAGACGAACCTAGATATGTTCTCAAAACACCTAGGTTCGACTAAAAAGTTATCAACCGATCTTCTCATTGTTCTACGAAGAATACCCGGAGATTCGGCTGATAAATTGGCGGCCAAACCTAGTAagtaaataaaattataaaaataaataatataatgacGATTTGTCCTTGAAACCAGCGGATATCCTAGTTTATAATTGGGATAATAGGCATGATATATGTTTGGATGTGACTGGCGTTTCTCCTTTTACAGGTGGTGGtgtttgtacatttattcctgcTCACGTTATTAATAATGTTGTCACCCGGAAAACGAAAAAAATATCTGGAAAAGTGTACAACGAAGGGATTTGGCTTTGGTGTTCTCTCCTTCACCACCCCGGGGGAGCTTGGTAGTGATGCCATAGATTTTCTGAAGAGGTTGTGAAACTACATGGATAGTCATGATGTGAATGTTAAGGTTGGAGAATTTTTTTTCCATAGGTTAGGAGTTGTCGTTCAAAAAGGGGTTCGATTCTAACTTGTTGCTCGGCTCCCATCCAATTtattgtaattcttcttctcttGTGATTTGGTTTTCCTTATTATATTTGGTTGgaaaataaatttataattataataaattatTCAGAAAAAGACAAGAAAATATACAAAAAATTTACATAATCATGCCCATTAAGAAGATTACATAATCACATGTCTAGGTTCGATGTTAATGCTAAGAAATGTAATTTCTTTTTCCATAAATTAGGGTATTATTATTCAGaaaggagttggagcccagcttgttgttaGGATTCCTTCAAGTTTTTTGAAATGATTtacctttttatttttgtaattaattttcaattattatttaaaaagaaaaagaaaaaaaattaaaagaaagttaaaaaaataataaaatatgaaaaatgaCAGTTTTTCCATTAgaaaaatatatggataaggaGTTGTTAGAATTATTACCTATTGACTCTATTTTGTCTTCATTtgatatgcctcaaaaaaattatATTCCTCAAAATAGGTTTAAAAACAAAGGACGGTTTCGAGATCTAGAACTAAGGTATCGAGGCTTCTTAATAGTAGTAACTGAACTAACGTGGGTATTATCTGAGTCGGGCATTCCCATTAAGCCTCATGTCCAATGGTGCGAAAATCCT
This is a stretch of genomic DNA from Papaver somniferum cultivar HN1 chromosome 1, ASM357369v1, whole genome shotgun sequence. It encodes these proteins:
- the LOC113278893 gene encoding uncharacterized protein LOC113278893, coding for MNDSCSSVDSAFRRKVWGIDCLPKIKFFLWKIFTHMLPVNSLLHIYNPNVDVTCPLCHSHEETVMHLFINCHVVSHIWFGLSLQHLTLIDLEWIDDIFLYWHDSALGISPFKVSWPSVGVVVMWCVWKLRCDVLFRNVSIDLERVIMDIKRMISSYITPQLRSSGISRDVKIPISEVDHFMFVDGSYKDFKMGVGVIWCDVAGNVRSSRSDFGLIPDVVGAEVSALILAISWAEEMNLPKVVFVSDCLQLVNFVNGDSSNVEWRSVDLLEHCQSLLSSSLSFKIMYIKQEGQLECCL
- the LOC113278056 gene encoding protein ZINC INDUCED FACILITATOR 1-like isoform X1, coding for MAAENQEPLLEKIYYDNCPGCKVDRMKETKLGIPYKELSFIWIVVLCTALPISSLFPFLYFMIRDFHIAKKVEDIGYYAGYVGSAFMFGRVLTSVFWGVVADRYGRKPVIMFGTFSVVIFNTLFGLSTNFWMAIATRFLLGCFNGLLGPMKAYACEVCRDEYQALSLSLVSTAKGVGLILGPALGGFLAQPADKYPSLFPEGSLFATFPYFLPCLCISIYAAAACIACFWLPETLHMHGESSGKENIEAANSKDAKESLWTNWPLISSIIVYCVFSLHETAYSEIFSLWAVSPRNLGGLSFTTENVGEVLAITGFSLLAFQIFLYPVVEKIFGHIKITRVAAILSVPLLTSYTLIAKLSGISLAIALNLASLFKNVLSLAIITGMFILQNSAVPQNQRGAANGLSMTAMSLFKAFGPAGGGVLFSWSQTRMDASFLPGTQMVFFILNVVEVIGLLMTFKPFLTFRQNL
- the LOC113278056 gene encoding protein ZINC INDUCED FACILITATOR 1-like isoform X2 codes for the protein MAAENQEPLLEKIYYDNCPGCKVDRMKETKLGIPYKELSFIWIVVLCTALPISSLFPFLYFMIRDFHIAKKVEDIGYYAGYVGSAFMFGRVLTSVFWGVVADRYGRKPVIMFGTFSVVIFNTLFGLSTNFWMAIATRFLLGCFNGLLGPMKAYACEVCRDEYQALSLSLVSTAKGVGLILGPALGGFLAQPADKYPSLFPEGSLFATFPYFLPCLCISIYAAAACIACFWLPETLHMHGESSGKENIEAANSKDAKESLWTNWPLISSIIVYCVFSLHETAYSEIFSLWAVSPRNLGGLSFTTENVGEVLAITGFSLLAFQIFLYPVVEKIFGHIKITRVAAILSVPLLTSYTLIAKLSGISLAIALNLASLFKNVLSPQNQRGAANGLSMTAMSLFKAFGPAGGGVLFSWSQTRMDASFLPGTQMVFFILNVVEVIGLLMTFKPFLTFRQNL